A part of Melittangium boletus DSM 14713 genomic DNA contains:
- a CDS encoding alpha/beta fold hydrolase yields MSPPFVPPRDFYELRLWELWSGILRRNDFGAKDDFFALGGDRGTAESVRAAISHRFDVPLTLEAFLEEPTIERIGCRLRARSRKLNEESIVPLQPHGAKRPLFFLPGGEGSMFNYHALARRMGPDQPLYGLQSRGLCGAPPPFHRIEDMAADHLESLRTVQPRGPYLLGGHCAGSMVALEMALQLRRRGEHVAMLVACDAWSPEFFRLRIPNETFMDEPPEFYAIIAANFRYWFGQELGLRSDDLRALEPRQQLERFMHLARSHGVYPPDEPDERIERVLAVFRAVSYGDYKPAERFQGPLTFLRGRDSKFCETLTEGWEDVSTQPLRLRVVPGNHVSLLTEPHVEVVANEIRAAIAESGVS; encoded by the coding sequence ATGTCCCCCCCTTTCGTGCCCCCCCGGGACTTCTACGAGCTGCGGCTCTGGGAACTCTGGTCGGGCATCCTGCGCCGGAACGACTTCGGCGCGAAGGATGACTTCTTCGCGCTCGGGGGAGACCGGGGCACGGCGGAGAGCGTCCGTGCCGCGATCTCCCACCGGTTCGATGTCCCGCTCACGCTGGAGGCGTTCCTCGAGGAGCCGACGATCGAGCGCATCGGTTGCCGCCTGCGCGCCCGCTCGCGGAAGCTCAACGAGGAGTCCATCGTCCCGCTCCAGCCGCACGGCGCGAAGCGCCCCCTCTTCTTCCTGCCGGGTGGAGAGGGCTCCATGTTCAACTATCACGCGCTCGCGCGCCGGATGGGGCCGGATCAACCCTTGTACGGCCTTCAGAGCCGGGGACTCTGTGGCGCGCCGCCCCCGTTCCATCGCATCGAGGACATGGCGGCCGACCACCTCGAGTCCCTGCGAACCGTGCAGCCACGCGGCCCCTACCTCCTGGGCGGACATTGCGCGGGCAGCATGGTGGCGCTGGAGATGGCACTGCAGCTGCGGCGCCGGGGGGAACACGTGGCCATGCTCGTCGCGTGCGACGCCTGGTCGCCCGAGTTCTTCCGCCTCCGCATCCCGAACGAGACCTTCATGGACGAGCCCCCCGAGTTCTACGCCATCATCGCGGCGAACTTCCGGTACTGGTTCGGTCAGGAACTCGGGCTGCGAAGCGACGACCTGCGCGCCCTCGAGCCTCGGCAACAGCTCGAGCGCTTCATGCACCTCGCCCGGAGTCACGGCGTGTACCCCCCGGACGAGCCCGACGAGCGCATCGAGCGCGTCCTGGCGGTGTTCCGAGCGGTCAGCTACGGCGACTACAAGCCGGCCGAGCGCTTCCAGGGCCCGCTCACCTTCCTGCGCGGCCGGGACAGCAAGTTCTGCGAGACGCTCACCGAGGGCTGGGAGGACGTCTCGACCCAGCCGCTGCGCCTGCGCGTGGTTCCGGGCAACCATGTGTCATTGCTGACCGAGCCGCACGTGGAGGTGGTGGCGAACGAGATTCGCGCCGCCATCGCGGAGTCGGGCGTGTCCTGA
- a CDS encoding diaminopimelate decarboxylase family protein: MAQAAGASRALHPERWDLTSAEGELSLRGTSLAGLADRWGSPLFVVDAHRLDENVRRFQQVPAGVEVFYSYKTNPVPAVLQRLSGLGVGAEVVSPYELWLALRLGVAPGRIIYNGPGKTPSAARTIVQNDLLLTNLNHREEIALVAQAAAQLGKRPTVGLRVATSDSWSGKFGVPIAGGQALAAYEEALSHSSLRVVGLHAHRGVAIEDAATLEGFLREVLEFCDTLHARLGLAVELLDLGGSLAVPTVLPLDGSTLPLDERVQRRLTIEHYLALLVGQVEDHFRRVGRPMPRLLLEPGRALTGNTQMLLCRVSSLNEAGAVPAHAILDAGESIAHILHREYHEIFHVERWGESSSETYTLDGPTCSPMDRLRTAIELPRLQLGDTLAVMDAGAYLVSFSNSFCFPQPGIVLLEQGHETLVRRAETYEDMVDRDAYAREVSR; encoded by the coding sequence ATGGCCCAGGCGGCTGGCGCTTCGCGAGCGCTTCATCCCGAGCGGTGGGACCTGACAAGCGCCGAGGGCGAATTGTCTCTGAGGGGCACGTCGCTCGCGGGTCTGGCGGACCGCTGGGGCAGCCCGCTCTTCGTCGTCGACGCCCACCGGCTCGACGAGAACGTCCGTCGCTTCCAGCAGGTGCCGGCAGGGGTCGAGGTCTTCTATTCCTACAAGACCAATCCGGTTCCAGCCGTGCTCCAAAGACTGTCAGGGCTCGGCGTGGGCGCCGAGGTGGTCTCTCCGTACGAGCTCTGGCTCGCCCTGCGGCTCGGCGTCGCGCCCGGACGGATCATCTACAATGGTCCAGGCAAGACCCCCAGCGCGGCGCGCACGATCGTCCAGAACGATCTCCTGCTCACCAACCTGAATCATCGCGAGGAGATCGCGCTCGTCGCCCAAGCCGCCGCGCAACTCGGCAAGCGGCCCACGGTGGGTCTGCGCGTGGCCACCTCCGACAGCTGGTCGGGCAAGTTCGGTGTCCCCATCGCCGGAGGGCAGGCGCTGGCGGCCTATGAGGAGGCGCTTTCTCATTCCTCGCTGCGGGTCGTCGGACTGCACGCGCACCGGGGCGTGGCCATCGAGGACGCCGCGACGCTGGAGGGCTTCCTTCGAGAAGTGCTGGAGTTCTGTGACACGCTCCACGCCCGGCTCGGCCTCGCCGTGGAGCTGCTCGACCTCGGCGGGAGCCTGGCGGTCCCGACGGTGCTGCCTCTCGACGGCTCGACGCTCCCGCTCGACGAGCGCGTCCAACGCAGGTTGACGATCGAGCACTACCTCGCGCTGCTGGTCGGTCAGGTCGAGGACCACTTCCGTCGCGTCGGCCGTCCCATGCCGCGCCTCCTGCTGGAGCCTGGACGGGCGCTGACCGGCAATACCCAGATGTTGCTGTGCCGGGTCAGCAGCCTCAACGAGGCCGGAGCGGTGCCCGCGCACGCGATCCTGGATGCCGGCGAGAGCATCGCCCACATCCTGCACCGCGAGTATCACGAGATCTTCCATGTCGAGCGCTGGGGCGAGTCCTCGAGCGAGACGTACACCCTCGACGGCCCCACCTGCAGCCCGATGGACCGCCTGCGCACCGCGATCGAACTGCCTCGGCTCCAGCTCGGAGACACGCTCGCGGTCATGGACGCGGGGGCCTATCTCGTCTCCTTCTCGAACTCCTTCTGCTTTCCCCAGCCAGGCATCGTGCTGTTGGAGCAGGGGCACGAGACGCTCGTGCGTCGCGCGGAGACCTACGAGGACATGGTCGACCGGGATGCCTACGCGCGCGAGGTTTCCCGGTGA
- a CDS encoding alpha/beta fold hydrolase, translated as MRQSLRQTPAIPRDVYELWLLRIWSSHLHRDDFGMKDDFFALGGDRATAEAVRAEIEARFDTPLSMETFLEAPTIERIGCHLRAHSRRLNEEPVVELQPHGAKRPFFYLPGGEGTTLNSYAFARRMAPDQPVYGLQSRGLYGDRPPFSRIEDMASDHLESLRTVQPRGPYLLGGHCAGGSVALEMALQLQRRGEQVAVLAVCDAWSPALVRLRMSNETFLDDLVEFYAIIAAGFRHWFNADLQLKSDELRALEPRQRIAHFMRLARAHGAYAPDEPDERIERILAVFRACSQSDYAPAERFQGPLTFLRAIDSKFCETLTEGWEDVSTQPLRLRRVPGNHVSMLTEPHAEAVAHEIRAAIAEAGVS; from the coding sequence ATGAGACAGAGCCTGCGCCAAACACCCGCGATTCCCCGAGACGTCTATGAGCTGTGGCTCTTGCGGATCTGGTCGAGCCACCTGCACCGGGATGACTTCGGGATGAAGGACGACTTCTTCGCCCTCGGTGGCGACCGCGCCACGGCGGAGGCCGTGCGCGCGGAGATCGAGGCTCGGTTCGACACGCCACTGTCCATGGAGACCTTCCTCGAGGCGCCGACGATCGAGCGCATCGGCTGTCACCTGCGCGCTCACTCTCGGCGACTCAACGAGGAACCCGTCGTTGAACTCCAGCCGCACGGCGCGAAGCGTCCCTTCTTCTATCTGCCCGGTGGCGAGGGGACCACCCTCAACTCCTACGCGTTCGCGCGGCGGATGGCGCCGGATCAGCCCGTCTACGGGCTCCAGAGCCGGGGCCTCTACGGCGATCGCCCACCGTTCAGTCGGATCGAGGACATGGCGTCCGACCACCTCGAGTCCCTGCGGACCGTGCAGCCACGTGGCCCCTATCTCCTGGGAGGCCATTGCGCTGGCGGAAGCGTCGCGCTGGAGATGGCGCTGCAGCTCCAGCGCCGCGGAGAACAGGTGGCCGTGCTCGCCGTGTGCGACGCCTGGTCGCCCGCGCTGGTTCGCCTCCGCATGTCGAACGAGACCTTCCTGGACGATCTCGTCGAGTTCTACGCCATCATCGCTGCGGGCTTCCGGCACTGGTTCAATGCGGACCTGCAGCTCAAGAGCGACGAGCTGCGGGCCCTCGAGCCGCGCCAGCGGATCGCGCACTTCATGCGGCTGGCCAGGGCGCACGGGGCCTATGCGCCCGACGAGCCCGACGAGCGCATCGAACGTATCCTGGCGGTCTTTCGCGCCTGCTCGCAGTCGGACTACGCGCCCGCGGAGCGCTTCCAGGGGCCGCTCACCTTCCTGCGCGCGATCGACAGCAAGTTCTGCGAGACGCTCACCGAGGGCTGGGAGGACGTCTCGACCCAGCCGCTGCGTCTGCGCAGGGTGCCGGGCAACCATGTGTCGATGCTGACCGAGCCGCATGCGGAGGCGGTGGCCCATGAGATCCGCGCCGCCATCGCGGAAGCAGGTGTGTCCTGA
- a CDS encoding fibrinogen-like YCDxxxxGGGW domain-containing protein, with product MNASKPLLFGVLLSCSAVPALAQNATPGTTPVTARENCQALQNAGVALSGTYWIQPAGSTPRTAYCDMETQGGGWTLVYNSLLGVNTTEFWNIPHGERFGRRGHPRIETLFYDGSLYPYGRMYLDVIEDLRGKSVVALLAEASGIDPYSMRFISPRYISGNPYIYGGQFAGGWAAPDFDGDLWPGGSCATNYGYVTQHYAACWGYSLGSDGDANIYDGGVGPHLDSTSASSIGLFSDGSQFTRVRRISRFVKW from the coding sequence ATGAACGCTTCCAAACCGTTGCTGTTCGGTGTCCTGCTGTCCTGTTCCGCAGTGCCAGCCCTGGCCCAGAATGCCACGCCCGGGACGACCCCCGTGACGGCACGAGAGAATTGCCAGGCGCTTCAAAACGCGGGCGTGGCGTTGTCGGGGACTTACTGGATTCAACCCGCGGGGAGCACGCCCCGCACGGCCTACTGCGACATGGAGACCCAGGGCGGCGGTTGGACGCTCGTCTACAACAGCCTCCTGGGTGTCAACACCACGGAGTTCTGGAACATCCCGCATGGGGAACGATTCGGACGGCGCGGGCACCCGCGCATCGAGACGCTCTTCTACGATGGGAGCCTCTATCCATATGGCCGGATGTACCTGGATGTCATCGAGGATTTGAGAGGCAAGAGCGTCGTCGCCCTTTTGGCGGAAGCGAGCGGCATTGACCCTTACTCGATGCGCTTCATTTCTCCCCGGTACATCTCTGGTAACCCGTACATCTACGGGGGGCAATTCGCGGGCGGTTGGGCTGCCCCCGATTTCGACGGTGATCTTTGGCCCGGTGGGAGTTGCGCCACGAATTATGGCTACGTCACCCAACACTACGCCGCCTGCTGGGGCTACAGTCTCGGATCCGATGGCGATGCCAACATCTACGACGGAGGGGTCGGTCCGCATCTCGATTCAACGAGCGCCTCTTCCATCGGGCTTTTCTCGGATGGCAGCCAGTTCACCCGCGTGAGGCGTATCTCCCGTTTCGTGAAGTGGTAG
- a CDS encoding polymer-forming cytoskeletal protein — translation MDVVVRAGATVKAVMVIRGSVTVESGARVEGNVVALKGDVHVADGAILKGRASALSGRVHAASGARILGEKPELFTRVHEEDVLRALWGHILSDKDPGYCEPRIIGD, via the coding sequence ATGGACGTGGTGGTGCGAGCGGGGGCCACGGTGAAGGCCGTGATGGTGATACGCGGCAGTGTGACCGTGGAGAGCGGGGCGCGAGTGGAGGGGAATGTGGTCGCGCTCAAGGGAGATGTGCATGTCGCCGATGGAGCCATCCTCAAAGGCCGTGCATCCGCCCTGAGCGGGCGGGTTCACGCCGCCTCGGGTGCGAGGATCCTCGGCGAAAAGCCCGAGCTGTTCACCCGAGTCCATGAGGAGGACGTCCTGCGCGCCCTCTGGGGTCACATCCTCTCGGACAAAGACCCCGGCTATTGTGAGCCGCGCATCATCGGAGACTGA